The following are from one region of the Gossypium hirsutum isolate 1008001.06 chromosome D03, Gossypium_hirsutum_v2.1, whole genome shotgun sequence genome:
- the LOC107929230 gene encoding protein AGENET DOMAIN (AGD)-CONTAINING P1, with product MSKRGRYDLDSIPQDPPYLQPGALVEIQPPEFGYESPWHIATIVQRATPISSNRFVVRFTHLFQDQKTGNRPLRMISLGDIRPHPPPQRPRKFENGDHADAYHNNSWWDGEIVQELMNGNYLFRFASDYQWPKYVEFEVNQLRLHRTWLHGHWIPPLEASEIAVEEVQREEEPTKKTMEMEEYNERALVEVANDEDGPNRAWYAAIIVTPVGNKRYLIQYTTMRTDDNSGFFGKVMDTLHIRPRPPDIEVPDQFVMLDQVDAFYKGGWWKGVIIKVLSDDSKYHVYLATHEEMEFKHSELRLHQDWIDGKWTKPSPVI from the exons ATGTCAAAAAGAGGCAGGTATGATCTGGACTCCATCCCCCAAGATCCACCATACCTGCAACCAGGTGCCCTGGTTGAGATTCAACCCCCCGAATTTGGTTACGAGAGTCCGTGGCACATCGCCACTATCGTCCAGCGCGCTACTCCAATATCCTCCAACAGGTTCGTGGTCCGATTCACCCATCTTTTCCAGGACCAAAAAACCGGGAATAGACCCTTAAGGATGATCAGCCTCGGCGATATACGCCCTCATCCCCCTCCACAACGTCCAAGAAAGTTCGAGAATGGTGACCACGCGGACGCTTATCACAACAACAGCTGGTGGGACGGGGAGATTGTTCAAGAGTTGATGAATGGCAACTATCTTTTTAGGTTTGCAAGTGATTATCAGTGGCCAAAGTACGTAGAGTTTGAAGTGAATCAATTGAGGCTTCATAGAACCTGGCTTCATGGGCATTGGATACCGCCATTGGAGGCATCTGAGATAGCTGTGGAG GAAGTACAAAGGGAAGAAGAGCCAACAAAGAAAACGATGGAGATGGAAGAGTATAATGAGAGAGCACTTGTTGAGGTGGCCAATGATGAAGATGGTCCTAACCGTGCTTGGTATGCTGCAATTATTGTTACACCAGTGGGGAATAAAAGGTACCTCATTCAGTATACGACCATGAGAACCGACGATAACAGTGGTTTCTTTGGGAAAGTTATGGATACCTTGCACATTAGGCCTCGTCCACCTGATATTGAGGTGCCTGATCAATTTGTAATGCTTGATCAAGTTGATGCTTTCTACAAAGGTGGGTGGTGGAAAGGTGTGATAATTAAGGTCCTTTCTGATGATTCTAAATATCATGTCTATTTGGCTACACATGAAGAAATGGAATTTAAACACTCGGAATTAAGGCTACACCAAGATTGGATTGATGGAAAATGGACTAAACCTTCCCCAG TGATATGA
- the LOC107929254 gene encoding protein AGENET DOMAIN (AGD)-CONTAINING P1, with protein MSKRSKYDLDSIPQDPPYLQPGALVEIQPPEFGYEGPWHIATIVQRATPIHSNRFVVRFTHLFQDEKTGNRPLRMFNLGDIRPHPPPQRPRKFKNGDHADAYHNNGWWDGVIVQELKNGNYLFRFNSDNQWPKFVEFGVNKLRLHRTWFNGNWIPPLEASEIAVEEVQREEEPTKKTMEMEEYNERALVEVANDEDGPNRAWYAAIIVTPVGNKRYLIQYTTMRTDDNSGFFGKVMDTLHIRPRPPDIEVPDQFVMLDQVDAFYKGGWWKGVIIKVLSDDSKYHVYLATHEEMEFKHSELRLHQDWIDGKWTKPSPVI; from the exons ATGTCAAAAAGAAGCAAGTATGATCTGGACTCCATCCCCCAAGACCCACCATACCTGCAACCAGGTGCCCTGGTTGAGATTCAACCCCCCGAATTTGGTTACGAGGGTCCTTGGCACATCGCCACTATCGTCCAGCGCGCTACTCCAATACACTCCAACAGGTTCGTGGTCCGATTCACCCATCTTTTCCAAGACGAAAAAACCGGGAATAGACCCTTAAGGATGTTCAACCTCGGCGATATACGCCCTCACCCCCCTCCACAACGTCCAAGAAAGTTCAAGAATGGTGACCACGCGGACGCTTATCACAACAACGGCTGGTGGGACGGGGTTATTGTTCAAGAGTTGAAGAATGGCAACTATCTTTTTAGGTTTAACAGTGATAATCAGTGGCCTAAGTTCGTAGAGTTTGGAGTGAATAAATTGAGGCTTCATAGAACCTGGTTTAATGGCAATTGGATACCGCCATTGGAGGCATCTGAGATAGCTGTGGAG GAAGTACAAAGGGAAGAAGAGCCAACAAAGAAAACGATGGAGATGGAAGAGTATAATGAGAGAGCACTTGTTGAGGTGGCCAATGATGAAGATGGTCCTAACCGTGCTTGGTATGCTGCAATTATTGTTACACCAGTGGGGAATAAAAGGTACCTTATTCAGTATACGACCATGAGAACCGACGATAACAGTGGTTTCTTTGGGAAAGTTATGGATACCTTGCACATTAGGCCTCGTCCACCTGATATTGAGGTGCCTGACCAATTTGTAATGCTTGATCAAGTTGATGCTTTCTACAAAGGTGGGTGGTGGAAAGGTGTGATAATTAAGGTCCTTTCTGATGATTCTAAATATCATGTCTATTTGGCTACACATGAAGAAATGGAATTTAAACACTCGGAATTAAGGCTACACCAAGATTGGATTGATGGAAAATGGACTAAACCTTCCCCAG TGATATGA